The DNA sequence tttcaggagtgactattaaataattggaacaatatTTAATCTTTAGCATTAAAATCGAGGTGCTGAGGATAGGACAAccccccatcatatacgtaataatttatgttcgttttaagttttaatgttgctccttactttcagttgaaaaaacttttttttatttaatttttgatcgtttttttaaataatgccgggaaatctcGCTCCACCTCTACGACCTCGCTTCCTACAAAATGATCCtgtagacaattcaatcccggggATAATTTACCACGGGTAaatacccttaacatctccacactTAAAATTGAGTCTGCAAGGCTAAAGtaggacaaataaaaagaattccgtataggaattctggcaaattcccacAGTGTAAAAAATATACCCCGAAAAGTTTACCTcccggaaaattccctccccatggaTAATTCTCTTCGTGGAAATTCTTCCCAGCAGAATTTTTACCCATATATACTTTCCAGTAACTAACTTTCACACTTGCGCACTTTCCAATAACTAACACTGCGGatacaatgggcaaattttaaaacttaaaagacctttccccaggggctgtggggatCATGTTATCTCAAAAGGCACAGCTATTGATCTATCtattatgctgaaaaaaatggctatctccaaatttcgaTTTGACGATTTGAGGGGGGGGAAGTGATGTGGGAGGTGGGGCTAGTTGTCGTtcaatctttttgatcacttaacaAGGGcagtaaaactttaaatttccataCAGAAGAGCCTTTCTCGATGTTTTAAGACCTTTGGGTCGAAGTGatcatccctaaaaaaaaaaaaaaaataacaacaaataaacaaacatacgtgatctttcttctggcaaaaaatacaaaattcctcattttcgCCGATAGAGCTGGAAACCTCTATGATAGGGTTCtcaaatacgctgaatctgattgtgtgagtTTCATTACTTAATTTAAACTAATTCATtgaaaattaatcatttttcGTCAAAGGCTTTTAGCCTTTGacgggtaacactaaacttaacaaatcatatatatttggaatcaatatAATAAGCTGatgcttttgatatatctattgatatcaaaattccgtttttagagttttggttactattaagccgtgTCGTtccatacttacagttcgttaccacgaactctttgattaTTCATTCAAACTTATCTTTTGTACCTTTCCGAATGTCTACTATAATCAGATCACACGATGGAGTATAATAGAGACCTTATATACCAGTTTATGGAATATTATAAATGCTTTGCATTTATAGTCTTTAGAACTTACATAAACTCTCCcttctaaactttttaaaacgacaaagaaatattattctaATACTACTAACCGAACGTGAAAAAgctttgaaatttgattttgtttaaatggTTGAAATCAGTTTCAAAGCtaactttttcatttattgtcaactttttttttaaagggcacataattcttttttaaagggCATGGAAAATATTGTGCCGATGTTGCAAAATAAAATGGTGGACCGTGCGGGGAAAAATAGATGAATGAGAAGATTTTAAAGGATTTAGCTGAAAACTGATAAAGCCTAAATTAAACACACTTATGAAGAGCATTTAATAAACTTatcctgattaaaatgaaataagaattgtgTTGCTATTGTAGCTAGCTTAGAAAGGGAACGTTTTTGTAAGATTACTCTTTCTTTGTCACATCTAATTTGATTCTAATTTGTGGTGTCTAAAATTTCTCTAGGTCTTTTAACGATTTTTATAGCTTGCCTTAAAGCACAAGTTAATCTCCATTCACTTTGTGATAGGCTTTCAATTACTTTAGGCTAACCTATCCTGAGGATATACtatttcctttcaaatcaatAGTGCCTCTTTCCATTGcaagtaaaagaaaacattctTTATATCCTATCAAGAATTATCTGCTTGCAAATAGCTCCCTATCTTTTTCATGCAAGTGTCGGATTTATCGAGTAGAAACATTAAATGACAAAAAGTTaggaggaaaatattttgatttgtttgtAGAGGAAAACAGTGATTTATTGGATTAATTATCATTTCTAAAGAAATCATGAGTTTAGTTTACTGGTTTAGCAGTTTTTTATATACGAAAATTCTTCCATAGGCAATTTTTGGGCCAAGGTGTAAAATTATATACGAAAATATCCTgtatttacatttatatatatatatatatatatatatatatatatatatatatatatatactagctgttggggtggcgcttcgcgccaccccaacacctagttggtgggggcgcttcgcgccccccccaagcccccccgcgcgcgtaagtcgttacgcgccataatagttacgcgccattgtagttgtgtccctatgtcccacctgtgaatatagatagatatatatatatatggttttaactacgtaaaacttgcgaatatacaacattctttgctgtcccattgtctttgcatataaatagattgtcaggtttaccgactcttgaacatgcaacatataatggtccatgggaaaacaatctgtattcagatctatacctcatgattctaatgattgcccttgagctttgttgatggtgattgctaatcgaccattccctgtcccggtgtcccggtcgtcatttacatccccctgtttcctccggtgtccccgttgtagttgtgtccctgtgtcccggtcgtcatttatattccctgtgtcccggtcgtcatttgtatcccggtgtcccggtctgtatatacattcgttttttagttttgtttttctcctttatttttttcctttttttttcttttttagcttatttagattttttagtttttttattagtttttagtttttttttctttttagtttttttgtcccggtcgtcatttatatccccctgtttcccccggtgtccccgttgtagttgtgtccctgtgtcccggtcgtcatttatattccctgtgtcccggtcgtcatttgtatcccggtgtaccggtctgtatatacattcgttttttagttttgtttttctcctttatttttttcctttttttttcttttttagtttatttagatttttagattttttagtttttttattagtttttagtttttttttctttttagtttttttgtagtttttaccttctttttagttttgttaatttttttttacttatgtcctggtcgtcatttatactccctatgtcccggtgctttgtcctggtcgtcatttatactccctgtgtcccggtgctttgttgattgctaatcgaacattccttttgtcctggtcgctttctctttgagtgtcgtcatttattagttttttcctttttttctttttagttttttattggtttttacctttattttagcttatttttcagttttttccttttttttagtttttttttcttttttatttttttttagttttttacctttttttagtttttttagtttttttagttttttagcttttttactttttttattagtttttagtttttttttgtagtttttgcctttttttagttttttcagttttttttttagttttttattggtttttacctttatagtttttttagttttttagcttttttattttttttattagtttttagttttttttgtattttttgcctttttttagttttttcagttttgacgtcacctgatccagttttttcaggtgacgtcacctgacacatccatccacacatccacagacagacaacttatttttatatatatagatagataaataagttgtctgtgtgtgtgtgtgtgtgtgtcgagtgacgtcatgtttgtgtgtcgactgacgtcatgaagttagttgtcgtcatgtttgttatgacgatgacgtcattaaaggtatttaagacattcgttcacggaaaaatgtttaattgtaaaatgactgaagaacctacaatggcaacagccgaggaagctgctcaaagagtctatgccaaaaaacttgctgctgatagagaaagtaagaaaagaaagcgtgccgaggaatcacaagagcagcaagaaaacaggcttgcggctgatagagaaagtaagaaaagaaagcgtgccgaggaatcacaagaacagcaagaaaacaggcttgcggctaaagaacgtaAAACCGCGcagaaaatccacctggacagcgagagtcaaaacatatcgaaactgaaaatgatagcgatgatgattgggtttgggattttgacttggataaggtcatcaatgcctaccagatttaagttaaaaaaaacaaaggttagGCGATGTATACTTcttagtgacgctgaaaaataaagaagaaaaaggaaactgaaaaaagaaaaaaggtaaaaaactaaaaaaaactaaaaagaaaaaaacactcaaagagaaattacagaccgggacacaaatgacgaccgagacagagggaatataaatgacgatcaggaacctcaaagagaaattacagactgggacacctggacacaaatcacgaccgggacacagggaatatatataaagaccgggacacagggacagaactacaacggggacgccgggggcacaggcgggatatatagatgacgaccgggacacagggattgttcgaatagaaattacagaccgggacaccgggacacaaatgacgaccgggacaccgggacacagggaatataaatgacgaccgggacactcaaagagaaattacaaactgggacaccgggacacaaatgacgaccgggacacagggaatataaatgacgaccgggacacagggacacatcattagaataatgaggtatagatctgaatacggattgtttttcccatggacaattatatgttgcatgttcaagagtcagtaaacccgacaatctatttatatgcacagacaatgggacagcgaagaatgttgtatattcgcatgttttacgtagttaaaaacatatatttatatctatctctattcacaagtgggacacagggacacaactacaatagcgtgtaactaatatggcgcgtaacgacttacccgcgcggggggcttggggggcgcgaagcgccccaccaactaagtgttggggtggcgcttcgcgccaccccaaaagctagtatatatatatatatatatatatatatatatatatatatatatatatatatatatatatatatatatatatatatatatatatatcccgaaatgtttgtttgaCTCGTTGAAACATTGTTAAagtattattctttttaatccgcatcgaaaaaaaaatcctgtataCGTTCTTGGACAGGatgtacaaaatttaaaaaacgagaCTGAGATTGTGcctaaaattttttgaatagtaTTTTCTATTCCTAAATTTACGGCGCCAAATGCATTTGAATATTCGATTTGCCACTAGTCTTTAACATAGTTCTAGCAAGAAGTAGCTTAATTCatcgtgtaaaaaaaaacacgctgTTTATATTCTTTCAACCCAAAACATAGGGCtcgagaaatttgaaaaatacttagtctagcttgttttttcaattttcgttGATCCTTACCATTATATTTCTCGTCAACAAACTGAGCTTTCGAATTATGAATTCTGATGATTTTTGGcctaaattttctcttttttgtaacTTCTTCTTCTACTTTTGGTTCTTCTTTCGGATTTTCTTCCAAATTATCTACGATTTTTGACTTATTGAACCTGGCTATGTCTGTCCCATTAATGACATCTTTGTTTGGATCACTAGTGCTGTTTTCTGTAAAAGTGTCTACAGGATCTGCAAATTGTCCATTACTTTCACTACCATTATCTTGATTCGCTGATATTTCcactttatcaaaaatattttcagttgtATTCGAAACTCCGGGTAAGATTTCTGTTGATTCACCTTTCGTTTTGGTCCGTATTATTTTCTCATCTACCAGATTGACTGTTTGCGCTATCCCTTCACTTCTATTATCTTGATTCACTGATATTTCTGCTTTCTCTAAAATGTGTTCACCCTTATTTAAAGCTGATGAGAGCATTGGTCCATTCTCTTCTGCTTCCTTTGATACTTTTTGTAATTCACTTGAACTATTAGGCGTAGGATGTAATCCCGTATGTTCATCGTTACTATATAGCACACTTGCAAAAGGAATCATAGGTTCACTAAAATTATTCATGGCCATGATATCCAAGGAAGTTGTTATTTCTGTatcattatatttattaacAGTTTCCGAatctgtattttcttcttctgataTAACCTTCTGACTAACCAGAAGGTCTTCGTTTCCAAGCTTTAATACCGATGAGTTCAGACTATCTGAATTATCACTGGGTTCGGTATTGgtatgtttttttaatgaaattttagcattattaggctccttttcctttttgttctgtttttcatcagcagtatttatattttcctcTGAAAAGTAGTCTAGTTTTCTTGTCTCGCCTTCTTCAGAAGGCTTAACCATAGcgttgtttttacttttaaatatgCTCTCTTCTATCAGCGGTTCTAAAGTAATTTTCGCTCTTGTATTGCTTGTATCGCCtaaaatagaattattttttgtttctagaCTTTCAGTAGTCGGCACAACTGCAAAACTTTCATCCTGCTTTTCTTCTAGAGTTTCTTTCCCCTTAGGAGGGGTTATGTTTATGCTTTCGTTTGCTTTGTTACTGTTTGACATGTCTTCCATCTGAAAATCTTCCTTTAAAATCCTGATTTTTTCAGCGTTTTCTATTGTCTCTATTTTGACTTTAGCTTCAGGACCAACTGTTGTTTCATCTTTCCCCACGCTTGGCTTGTTGAATCTATTCAAGAGTGTTacgtgtttcgatttagttgtTGCCACAATACTTTCCGAAAAATTACTTGAGACTATTTTAAAGGTTTCATTGCTTGATGTTGAAAACGATggtgtttttgtattttggtgACTTGTCTGATCTGGTACAACTTTGATGTTAGTATTGTGAAGTATATCTGATGTACTTTTACGCTCCTGATCGTCAGAAGTAGAAGAAGAAGTGACCGATTTAGTCACTGCCACAATACTTCCAGACTGCTTCCTTGACAATATTTTCTGATTTACTTTACTGGAATTTGAATACGAGAATCTTTCCATATCGTGCTTGCCTATATCAATAGAGGATATTTCAAGATCTCCgaaattattttcctttgttttcgGCATTTGAATAggtttttcatccgtgttgttTGTCTTCTCTGgcgttttaatattatttttggtgAGATTATTGTTTGAAAGAACATCTTGATTTAGATTATGATTGTCCACTTTATCCAAAGTAACTTTGGTTGTATTGTcttcatttttgtatttgtcAGCCATTTTAGTACCTAAGGCTATTTCTGCTCGCTCATCGACGCTCATATTAGAAGTTTGATTTGTTGTATTGTTATCCTTTGAACTATTGCCTTCTTCttcaattttctccttttttgtaacaagtatttgaaaaatgttttgttcaGTATCCttaggttttattttatctttgttaaATTCacttaaattctttttactttctgCATTTGATATATCTGGAGTAATGTTTCCACTTTCAACAGCATTTAAACGTCTAAAATCCTTTAAATTgtctaaaatttctaatttatgcTCCACTCCATCTGGAAGATTTGGCATAAAATTTGTAGGCTGCTTATTTGACGTGTCATCCTGACTTCCGTTGctggaaattgaaataaagAAACTTTCAGAGTTTGGGTTGGCTGTTTCCTTTGATAGGACGTCTTCATCCTTAAAATTTTCTAGTGTATTCTGAATTTGTGTAGCTTTTTCATCCACGTTGTTCGTCACAACGTGCTTTTCggttttatttatattgaaaTTACCGTCTAAAAATTTGGGTccgtttaaattttgattgtctgctttaaaaaaagtagcttgggttttaatgtcttcatttttgtaaatattaacCAATTTACTACCCAGCATTTCCTTTTTCTTCACGCTGCTTATATTGAGATTTTGAGTCGATTTGCTGTTTAGCTTCTGATCATTGCCTTCTTCTTGAGCGTCTTCCTCTTTTGCAACTGATGTTTCTTCACTATATTGGCCATTATCCTTAGATATGATTGCATCTTCATTTAAGTCCTTTAATCCTTTTATACTTTCTGCATTTAATATTTCTGGagtaaaatttccatttttgtttttggcagTATTTACTCGTTTAAACGCACCGCCTGGAACTTCTAACTTAAGTTCTACTCCATCCTGATGGTTTTTCCGAATATCTTTTACTGTTTCTTgcttatttgtttcattttcttgTCCCTTGCCACTGACTGTCACTACATCCTCCTTTTCAACAGTTttggtttttatagaaatgttCGTCTCTTCATTTGCTTGTAtgctttcattttgaaaaacctCAAATATTCCTTGACTAGGTGCCCTTTCGCTacttaaattaatatcttcatctgTTTCCTCTAAAGCTTTATGATTTTCTGTAACAGCTGTTTCATCTGGTCTGATTTTATCAATGTTGCTAAAATTTATCCTTCTGTTTTTATCTTCCAATATGGAGGCATCTTTTTTATTTGGGTCTGTTAacacaactccactttttaaagctGTTTGTTTTTCGCCTCCTTCTAAGACTGAAAGCTTCTGATTCCACTGTAAATTCTCTTTTGTTTCAATGTTTCCGCCATTTCCAAATCCCTCCAATTTTCCGCCTTCTTTTCCTGTCAAGTTATCAAACTCATCAGTTCCCTTGACAGTTAGGTCTTTTTGACTGtctaagttgtttttgtttgatgcTCCAAGAAACTCATtgtctttttgagttttaatatcacCATTCAGTAATATTTCAGAATGTTGGCTTGAATTTTCTGTTGAGCTTTGGTAATTTTTCGTAACTTCTTCAGCAGTTTTTGTAACGTGATTCTTTCCTAAAGAGTTATCCAAGTTAATTTTTTCCAGTATAATGTTATGCTTCTCTTCTTCGTTTTCTGTGCTTTCAACATTCTCTGCAGAATTTGAAAATTCTTCTTTGACCTTTGGCACTATAATTGCTTCTTCATATTTTGAAGCTTTGTCTTCTGTGGAATTCCTAtcctgaaaatattttgtagtTTCATAAAGAGGGGTTTGGGTAGGTTTTTCTTGCTCTTCGGCCTCAACGCCAATTGTTTGTAATTCTTGAAAAAGCACGTTCtgcttcttttttcctttttctacaGCACCGATATTTTCATCAGCATTTTTTAATCCCTCTTTAATTGTTGGTGCTATGCTTacttctttgatttttggagtactagtgttgttttcttttgaacCAATTATTGGaaagttttgaaagtttttcatCGTTTCATCTTcagctgtttttcctttttcttggcTCGGTACTCCAGCTGCTTCCACGGAGTTTCCAAAATCATGTGCTTTCATTTCCAGATTGTTATCCTTTCTGTTCACGTTAGCTTGGTTAAAGCTGGTACtctcgattttcaaaaagtctTTAGGTTTATCAAGTACTG is a window from the Artemia franciscana chromosome 17, ASM3288406v1, whole genome shotgun sequence genome containing:
- the LOC136038116 gene encoding AP2/ERF domain-containing protein PFD0985w-like; translation: MVLNKRKIIFIYWLILIGYAASAPTKLRGSLRGQRAGPVLETTATETTFGHPKLARPWFPRPVIVNVIDDYSLIQRSLSFEKLASDVRSGNRTPVNGSVSEGFQPLDSIDGFLGQSVKGVLNGRKQLLEKVQLIGQENTKDDKAGVAVTLSLTNENKKFDFEKDIKNVSQKSHLDHELDITQQSDIQIEGHILGRHRNRGDDSSKLSTLDNLESSDLAANLENSAIENEDLIRLGGIPSAEDLQGRNQEMKNNAAVDILSHVSEKEETAERDVIEVIPKLEKNTEDIQKNVSETLNKQEGNKTNNVIKPLYIPCPLKKERDYSCNETVLHSHEQEGKHKEAILNKPSGQLLDLSHPLKFGTAVESLATSLNTDEKKLVSVKSHTMNLSDKTFVDTLSKNNQIGESVKSVSSNSTNKKAEKETLETIISFDNASLNNSASSQNHSLTNKNQILINTLQEAVLLNEDLDGPLLTSIRDFSLPLPGEAPEQSELPAASETSSEGNIKPVSKHPNNTDSDKDVTDINLSTRLESLSTKASEVRKNLTKQSNLGSISSISPAKFSSSLREPLLNEDLLMPSLPNVSAKFVPENGNFTPEMTFNKLENYTEKVPDSESQKKVTDSFTKDAKNNQINDSLKGPISIQMESNAMESSFNKGADKLEKEKDIEGKEDFRIEVEDNNMSISPSISNLTFENEKIINKNHFTGDILLKRMKNRTELDKKKENFKPKEPGQKYMENVKLDIPTLYQKAETSFLDNTVKKLSNTDIKSLPINEEIPPSHEFSEHFGNIVNLNESVTYVETPKLLKESNPERLETGLKEERLNNKALGNQVNKEFSQIYSNLSHNGTNKNEDTSKAQQEEITTSEGMEIKSSLEDLETGYFEGKINSKEHGMDGFDNKELNLVEKTQENSNTAINKEVTSDKSFATVLDKPKDFLKIESTSFNQANVNRKDNNLEMKAHDFGNSVEAAGVPSQEKGKTAEDETMKNFQNFPIIGSKENNTSTPKIKEVSIAPTIKEGLKNADENIGAVEKGKKKQNVLFQELQTIGVEAEEQEKPTQTPLYETTKYFQDRNSTEDKASKYEEAIIVPKVKEEFSNSAENVESTENEEEKHNIILEKINLDNSLGKNHVTKTAEEVTKNYQSSTENSSQHSEILLNGDIKTQKDNEFLGASNKNNLDSQKDLTVKGTDEFDNLTGKEGGKLEGFGNGGNIETKENLQWNQKLSVLEGGEKQTALKSGVVLTDPNKKDASILEDKNRRINFSNIDKIRPDETAVTENHKALEETDEDINLSSERAPSQGIFEVFQNESIQANEETNISIKTKTVEKEDVVTVSGKGQENETNKQETVKDIRKNHQDGVELKLEVPGGAFKRVNTAKNKNGNFTPEILNAESIKGLKDLNEDAIISKDNGQYSEETSVAKEEDAQEEGNDQKLNSKSTQNLNISSVKKKEMLGSKLVNIYKNEDIKTQATFFKADNQNLNGPKFLDGNFNINKTEKHVVTNNVDEKATQIQNTLENFKDEDVLSKETANPNSESFFISISSNGSQDDTSNKQPTNFMPNLPDGVEHKLEILDNLKDFRRLNAVESGNITPDISNAESKKNLSEFNKDKIKPKDTEQNIFQILVTKKEKIEEEGNSSKDNNTTNQTSNMSVDERAEIALGTKMADKYKNEDNTTKVTLDKVDNHNLNQDVLSNNNLTKNNIKTPEKTNNTDEKPIQMPKTKENNFGDLEISSIDIGKHDMERFSYSNSSKVNQKILSRKQSGSIVAVTKSVTSSSTSDDQERKSTSDILHNTNIKVVPDQTSHQNTKTPSFSTSSNETFKIVSSNFSESIVATTKSKHVTLLNRFNKPSVGKDETTVGPEAKVKIETIENAEKIRILKEDFQMEDMSNSNKANESINITPPKGKETLEEKQDESFAVVPTTESLETKNNSILGDTSNTRAKITLEPLIEESIFKSKNNAMVKPSEEGETRKLDYFSEENINTADEKQNKKEKEPNNAKISLKKHTNTEPSDNSDSLNSSVLKLGNEDLLVSQKVISEEENTDSETVNKYNDTEITTSLDIMAMNNFSEPMIPFASVLYSNDEHTGLHPTPNSSSELQKVSKEAEENGPMLSSALNKGEHILEKAEISVNQDNRSEGIAQTVNLVDEKIIRTKTKGESTEILPGVSNTTENIFDKVEISANQDNGSESNGQFADPVDTFTENSTSDPNKDVINGTDIARFNKSKIVDNLEENPKEEPKVEEEVTKKRKFRPKIIRIHNSKAQFVDEKYNDDKPLLRLHQLTPKNLRAIKELLLMKKRERMAQSQAAIGEENSRPFRNSRTPARKVKFPLRRNI